TCAGCGCGACGCTGTGGGGCGTTGGTTCGGGCTCCTCGAGGGGGGCGTCGGCCGCTTCGTCGGCATCGTCGACGGCGTCTGCAGCGGGTTCGCCGTCGGCAGTTTCGTCGGCGTCGTCGTCTTCCTCGTCCGGCTCCGGGACGTTCCGGACGTCGTCGTAGGCCTCGCGGATCAGCGCGACGCAGGCCAGACCGTCGGCGTCGGGGTCGGCGACGACGGCGACGTCGGCACCCTCGAGTGCGGCCGCCGTCTGCTCGTCTTCTAAGTCCTCCTCGAGGGTGTCAGGGAGAAAGAAGCCGGTGCCCGGAACGACCGACTTCCGGGCGATCGGGAGCTCGCCGCTATCGATGAGTTCGTCGTACATATCCGGAACTGCGCGCTGGCGGGGGAAGTGACTTCCCCTCTGTGGCGGCCACTGGCTTGCGTTGGCACGGAAACCCGAGAACCAGGTGGTTCGCGGCGGAATGGGGACCGGAAAACGGCGGGACGTCTCAGGCGCCGGTCGCCAGTCCGTCGCTGCCCGCGTCGTCGTCTTGGACCGTCTCGAGTTGGCGAACCGAGAGGACGGGAACGGGCGAGGTGCGGACGACGCGTTCGGCGACGCTGCCGAGTAGCAGCCGGTTCTCGCCGTGGCGGCCGCGGGTGCCGGTCGCGATCAGATCGGCGTCGACCTCGCGGGCGTACTCGCAGAGCTCGATTGCGGGTCGACCCTCACGGACAGCCGTGGTGATCTCTCGCTCCTCGTCCGTTCGGTCCTCGACGGTCGCGAGCGCGGCGTCCGCGGTCGTCTCGAGGGCGGTCTGAAGTTCGTCTCGAAGCTGTTGGGGTGAGGCGTCGACCTCGCTGGCGTCGACGACCGAGAGGGCGTGGACCTCCGCGTCGAAGCGACTGGCGAGATCGAGGGCGACGTCGACGGCCCGTTTGACGCTGTCGGAGCCGTCGGTGGCGATCACGACCGTATCGAACATACGCGAGGGTTACAGACGGAGTGGCTTAAACGCTCTCTCCTCGCGCGTCGCTCCGCGACGGCTCCCCAATTCGGTGCGAGTCGGCGGAACGTGGGGTGGCTTTTTGACGACGGGCCACACACCAGCGCGTATGGACGACAGCGAGCCGTTTACCGTCGACACCGTTCTCGCACCAGTCGACGGGAGCGAGGAGTCAGCCACCGCCGTCGAGTACGCCGTCGCGGTCGCCGACCGCTACGATGCCTCGGTCCACACCTTGTTCGTACTCGGCCGCGGTGTCGTGCAGGGAATGAACGCCGGCGCCGTCGACGAAGACGATGTCGCAACGGACACCCAGGGGTTTTTCGACGACGTGACGCGCATCGCGGACGAGGCTGACGTGCCGATCACGACCTCCGTCGACGACGGCTTCTCGCCGACCCGCAAGACCCGTCACCCGGGAAACGTCGTGCTCGACACCGCCGACGAAATCGACGCCGACTTCATCGTGTTGCCCAGGGAGCCAGTCGCCGACACCGCGTCGGCGGAAGTGCTCGAGCAGGTCGCCGAGTACGTATTGTCCTACGCGAGCCAGCCCGTGCTGTCGGTTTGACCCGTTTCGGGGCACCGAACGTCGTTTCGGAGCGGGCCGTACCGAAGGGTGAGCGGAGAGTCGGCTACGTGTCCGACGTGTTGAGTGGTTGCCGGCTGCTACAGTCGAATCGCCATCTCCTGTTCGAAGCTCTCGGTGCCGGTCGACTCGAAGCCGACCCGCTCGTAGAGCGCGATCGCCGGATTGTTCCAGCGCTCGACGGTTAACCACACTCGATCGATACTGACGGTGTTCGCGTGGCCGAGCAAGTGCTCGAGCAGCATCGTCCCGATCCCGGCGCGCTGGTAGGCCTGCAGGACGAAGATCGCGAGCTCCCACTCGATGTCGGCGTTGTCCTCGATCGAGGCGGGATCGTCGGTGTCGGGGACGAGCATCGCATGGCCGATCACGTCCTCGCCGTGGCGGGCGACGACGTTGACGGTCTCGTCGGCGATCGTCTCGAGCCAGTTGCGAATGCGCTCCTCGCCGGTCGGCGGGATTCC
Above is a window of Natronorubrum tibetense GA33 DNA encoding:
- a CDS encoding GNAT family N-acetyltransferase; this translates as MAGTRPYPEEPAGPFPAPPTTLEDGADRQIEILASDDFEDTLDDVVEMYDQFDPTDRAQGIPPTGEERIRNWLETIADETVNVVARHGEDVIGHAMLVPDTDDPASIEDNADIEWELAIFVLQAYQRAGIGTMLLEHLLGHANTVSIDRVWLTVERWNNPAIALYERVGFESTGTESFEQEMAIRL
- a CDS encoding universal stress protein — its product is MFDTVVIATDGSDSVKRAVDVALDLASRFDAEVHALSVVDASEVDASPQQLRDELQTALETTADAALATVEDRTDEEREITTAVREGRPAIELCEYAREVDADLIATGTRGRHGENRLLLGSVAERVVRTSPVPVLSVRQLETVQDDDAGSDGLATGA
- a CDS encoding universal stress protein produces the protein MDDSEPFTVDTVLAPVDGSEESATAVEYAVAVADRYDASVHTLFVLGRGVVQGMNAGAVDEDDVATDTQGFFDDVTRIADEADVPITTSVDDGFSPTRKTRHPGNVVLDTADEIDADFIVLPREPVADTASAEVLEQVAEYVLSYASQPVLSV